Genomic DNA from Paracoccus sp. MBLB3053:
ATGCCGGTCGTCTATCTGGGTGCCAAGACCGGCCGCGACGGCGTCGGCGGCGCGACGATGGCCTCGGCCGAATTCGACGACACGATCGAGGAAAAGCGCCCGACCGTCCAGGTCGGCGATCCCTTCACCGAAAAATGCCTGCTGGAAGCCTGCCTCGAACTGATGCAGACCGACAGCGTGATCTCGATCCAGGACATGGGCGCTGCGGGCCTGACCTGCTCGGCCGTGGAAATGGGCGACAAGGGCGGCCTCGGCATCAAGCTGAACCTTGAAAACGTGCCGCAGCGCGAAGCGCATATGACCGCTTACGAAATGATGCTCTCGGAAAGCCAGGAACGCATGCTCATGGTCCTGAAGCCCGAGAAAGAGGCCGAGGCCCGCGCCATCTTCGAGAAATGGGATCTCGACTTCGCCATCGTCGGTGAGACGATTGCCGAAGACCGTTTCCTGATCCTGCATCACAACGAGGTAAAGGCCGACCTGCCGCTGTCGAAGCTGTCGTCCAGCGCGCCGGAATATGACCGTCCGTGGATCGAGACCCCGGCGGCCGCGGAACTGCCAGCTCTGCCCGCGATCACCCCGATTGCCGCACTGAAGTCGCTGATCGGCGCGCCGAGCTATGCGCACAAGGCATGGGTCTGGGAACAATATGACACCCAGGTCGGGGCCGATACCGTTCGCCGTCCGGGTCTGGGCGCTGGCGTCGTCCGGGTTCACGGCACGGGAAAGGCGCTTGCCTTCACGAGCGACGTAACCCCGCGCTACGTCAAGGCCAACCCCTATGAAGGCGGCAAGCAGGCCGTGGCCGAGGCTTATCGCAACCTCAGCGCCTGTGGCGCGCTGCCGCTGGCGACGACCGACAACCTGAACTTCGGCAATCCCGAAAAGCCCGAGATCATGGGCCAACTCGTCGGCGCGATCAAAGGCATCGGCGAGGCCTGCGCGGCGCTCGACTTCCCGATCGTCTCGGGCAATGTCTCGCTTTACAACGAGACCGACGGCAAGGGCATCCTGCCCACGCCCACGATCGGCGGCGTCGGCCTGATCGCGAACCTCGACGACCTGATCGCGGGCCTGCCCGCCGCCGGCGATATCGCGATCGTCATCGGCGAGACCAAGGGCCATCTCGGCCAGTCGGCGCTCGCCGCCGAAGCCTTCGGCATCGAGGCTGGAGACGCGCCGCATGTGGATCTGGCCGCCGAGCGCAAGCACGGAGAGTTCTTGCGCGCCAACGGCAAGCTGCTCTCGGCCGCCAGCGATCTGTCGGACGGTGGTCTTGCCCTTGCCGCCTTCGAGATGGCCGAGGCAGCCGGGCTGGGCGTCACCGTCGAGGCAGGTGATATCGCGCAACTCTTTGGTGAGGACCAGGCGCGCTATCTCGTCGCCTGCTCGGCCGAGAATGCAAAACTGCTTGGCGACGCTGCCGCTACGGCCGGCGTTCCCCTGGCGACGATAGGCAGCTTTGGCGGCGACACCGTAAGCCTGGGCGGCGATGCAGCAGCGCTCTCGGAACTGTCGGCGCTTTATCGCGGCGCGTTCATGGACAAGCTGAACCTCGAGATCGCCTGACCCCAAGACGGCCGGGCCGAAAGGCCCGGTTGATCTTTTGGTCGCAATGGCCTTGCCTTCGCGACCCTGCTAGTTTGCCCGCAAATGAAAGGACGACCTGACATGAGCGGCTGCGCCTGCGGACATCACCATCACCACCACGACCACGCGCCCGTTTCCGGCGGTGTCGAGGTCCCGCTCGCCAAGCCGCTGGTCGCGCTTTCGGGCCACCTGACCTGTCAGGACATGACCCAGATGCTGCTGGCACTGGATCTCTTGCCTGACCATGTCGCATCAAGCCGCGCCGAACCCGGAAACCTGCGTTTCGATCTGTCGCAGACCGAAGACCCGCTTGTCTGGCGTCTCGACGAACTTTTCTCGGATGTCGAAGCATTCGCGGCCCATCAATCCCGCACCGCGCAAAGCGAATGGGGCAAGCGGAGCCAAGATCTCGGCCGTGATTTCATCCGCGCGGAGGTCATGCCTCGTATCCGGCCCGAACGTGCGCAGGAACATGCGTCTATCTCGGCACTCCTACGCGAGGCGTTCGGCGGGGACGATGAAGCGAGACTGGTCGAAAACCTGCGCGCTCAGGACGACCTGCCTTACTCCTTCGTGGCCGACGTCGGAGGAACGATCGTCGGGCATGTTGCCTTGTCCCCGCTGAAGGCGGATCTTCCCGCCTTCGCGCTGGCGCCCCTTGCCGTGCATCCCGCGCTTCAGAAACGCGGCATAGGCCAGGCGCTCATGCGCGCCGTTCTGGCGGGCGTCGAAGGCCATGCCATCATCGTGCTGGGCGATCCGGCCTATTACGCTCGGTTCGGGTTCAAGCC
This window encodes:
- the purL gene encoding phosphoribosylformylglycinamidine synthase subunit PurL; protein product: MDEPQITEDLIAAHGLKPDEYQRILEIIGREPSFTELGIFSAMWNEHCSYKSSKKWLRTLPTTGPQVICGPGENAGVVDIGDGQAVVFKMESHNHPSYIEPHQGAATGVGGILRDVFTMGARPIAAMDALSFGRPDHPKTAHLVKGVVEGIGAYGNAFGVPNVGGEVRFHPSYDGNCLVNAFAAGLADADKIFYSAASGVGMPVVYLGAKTGRDGVGGATMASAEFDDTIEEKRPTVQVGDPFTEKCLLEACLELMQTDSVISIQDMGAAGLTCSAVEMGDKGGLGIKLNLENVPQREAHMTAYEMMLSESQERMLMVLKPEKEAEARAIFEKWDLDFAIVGETIAEDRFLILHHNEVKADLPLSKLSSSAPEYDRPWIETPAAAELPALPAITPIAALKSLIGAPSYAHKAWVWEQYDTQVGADTVRRPGLGAGVVRVHGTGKALAFTSDVTPRYVKANPYEGGKQAVAEAYRNLSACGALPLATTDNLNFGNPEKPEIMGQLVGAIKGIGEACAALDFPIVSGNVSLYNETDGKGILPTPTIGGVGLIANLDDLIAGLPAAGDIAIVIGETKGHLGQSALAAEAFGIEAGDAPHVDLAAERKHGEFLRANGKLLSAASDLSDGGLALAAFEMAEAAGLGVTVEAGDIAQLFGEDQARYLVACSAENAKLLGDAAATAGVPLATIGSFGGDTVSLGGDAAALSELSALYRGAFMDKLNLEIA
- a CDS encoding GNAT family N-acetyltransferase, which translates into the protein MSGCACGHHHHHHDHAPVSGGVEVPLAKPLVALSGHLTCQDMTQMLLALDLLPDHVASSRAEPGNLRFDLSQTEDPLVWRLDELFSDVEAFAAHQSRTAQSEWGKRSQDLGRDFIRAEVMPRIRPERAQEHASISALLREAFGGDDEARLVENLRAQDDLPYSFVADVGGTIVGHVALSPLKADLPAFALAPLAVHPALQKRGIGQALMRAVLAGVEGHAIIVLGDPAYYARFGFKPVDLASPYAGSHLMALGPALPTGSTIIHARAFSEL